A part of Gracilimonas sp. genomic DNA contains:
- a CDS encoding aryl-sulfate sulfotransferase, with translation MSVTKKLLFSGLLFFSLILFGCQNGSGPESNKNAEFLEFSISELPNTSFSINHEDHFIEVTNTGSVGGDVDLSSLTATFSTSEGATVFVDSEPQISGETTNDFSEGVFYTVVSEGELNRETYFVYLTSELPLNYLVKEPISIIKNPSGRNPLSAEIQFETRKPATAKIEVLGDIPVENSFSNRFSKFQIPVLGLYPNTENKVVLTLENSEDHIVKDTLSIATEALPDFLPTPEINVLQESKMEPGMHFNEVHIGNSGDFNTHPIIFDNNGDVRWYMDLSEFGKITWPIKFNDDGSFFAIFGVTIFEFDMTGIEKNRIVVEENNMHHEVIKIPNGNYVVAVSRVGATMIKGGEEIISVEDYIIEVDPNGNIVTEWDLAEVLDVNRTDLTDGGVDWFHMNAIWYSESDNSLIISGRNQGVVKVNWENELQWILAPHKGWGKAGRYEKTTETAPFLLTAVDQNGVPFSDAVQQGTQEHNAFSWTWGQHAPLILPNGNLFIFDNGFNRNFGAAPNYSMGTEYEIDEDNLTVKQVWSYGKSRGEELFSSIISDVDFLPETKNRLIMPGVVGLGSSNSYSKVVEVTYPSKEVVFESTLHFKNQLADGQGWGNIDITYRAQRIPSLY, from the coding sequence ATGTCTGTTACCAAAAAACTTCTTTTCTCAGGTTTATTATTTTTTTCATTAATTCTTTTCGGTTGTCAAAATGGCTCGGGGCCAGAGTCCAATAAAAATGCAGAGTTTCTTGAATTCAGCATAAGTGAATTACCTAATACTTCTTTTTCTATTAATCATGAGGATCATTTCATTGAAGTGACAAACACCGGATCTGTAGGCGGGGATGTGGACCTCAGTTCTCTAACCGCTACTTTTTCAACTTCAGAAGGAGCCACAGTTTTTGTCGATTCGGAACCTCAAATATCAGGTGAAACTACCAATGATTTTTCTGAGGGTGTTTTTTATACCGTAGTATCAGAAGGCGAGCTTAATCGGGAAACCTATTTTGTCTATTTAACCAGCGAACTCCCTTTAAATTATTTGGTAAAAGAACCTATCTCCATAATTAAAAATCCCAGTGGCAGAAACCCATTATCTGCAGAGATTCAGTTTGAAACCCGTAAACCCGCCACTGCTAAAATCGAGGTTTTAGGAGATATACCTGTAGAAAATTCCTTTTCCAATCGCTTTTCCAAATTTCAAATTCCTGTTTTAGGACTTTATCCAAACACTGAAAACAAGGTCGTTTTAACTCTTGAAAACTCAGAAGACCATATTGTAAAAGACACCTTGAGTATTGCGACCGAAGCTCTTCCCGACTTCCTTCCCACCCCAGAAATTAATGTTTTGCAGGAATCAAAAATGGAGCCCGGGATGCACTTCAATGAAGTACACATTGGGAATTCTGGTGACTTCAACACCCACCCAATTATATTTGACAATAACGGGGATGTAAGATGGTATATGGACTTGAGTGAGTTTGGTAAAATTACCTGGCCTATTAAATTTAATGATGACGGTTCGTTCTTTGCCATTTTTGGTGTCACAATTTTTGAATTTGATATGACGGGCATAGAAAAAAATCGAATTGTGGTTGAAGAAAACAATATGCACCATGAAGTCATCAAGATTCCAAATGGAAATTATGTTGTAGCTGTTAGCAGGGTCGGAGCTACTATGATAAAAGGTGGAGAAGAAATCATCAGTGTAGAAGATTATATAATTGAAGTTGATCCCAATGGTAATATAGTAACCGAATGGGATCTTGCTGAAGTGCTGGATGTAAACCGAACTGACCTTACCGATGGTGGGGTGGATTGGTTCCACATGAATGCAATTTGGTATAGTGAAAGCGATAACAGCCTGATTATTTCGGGAAGGAACCAAGGTGTTGTAAAAGTTAATTGGGAGAACGAGTTACAATGGATTTTAGCCCCACACAAAGGCTGGGGAAAGGCAGGCCGCTATGAGAAAACAACCGAAACGGCGCCGTTTCTCTTGACTGCTGTAGACCAGAATGGTGTCCCTTTTAGTGATGCTGTTCAGCAAGGAACCCAAGAGCATAATGCCTTTTCCTGGACTTGGGGACAACACGCTCCTTTGATACTACCCAACGGTAATCTTTTCATTTTTGACAATGGATTTAATCGAAATTTTGGCGCGGCACCAAATTACTCTATGGGAACGGAGTATGAAATAGATGAAGATAATTTGACCGTCAAACAAGTATGGAGTTATGGGAAATCTCGGGGAGAAGAGCTGTTTTCTTCAATAATTAGTGACGTAGACTTTCTACCTGAAACTAAAAACAGGCTAATTATGCCTGGTGTAGTTGGCTTAGGGAGCTCAAACTCTTACTCAAAAGTGGTAGAGGTTACATACCCAAGTAAGGAAGTGGTTTTTGAATCAACACTTCATTTTAAGAATCAACTTGCAGACGGTCAGGGTTGGGGGAATATTGATATCACTTACCGGGCACAAAGAATTCCTTCTTTATACTGA
- a CDS encoding serine/threonine-protein kinase, with the protein MKKAEFEELEKIIDEVLLYPKKEQKAHLEKLCEGNPELQKQAEELLESIHESETFMDDQQKNLRSFLDDFSETEAYSEWEEESFSPQNFGAYTTTGKIDQGGMGVVYKGNRSDGEFEREVAIKVLNRRLVSENWEKRFKQEKVILASLEHPNIAKLYDAGIAQNNRPYLVMEYVRGLSLNEYVKKEKPGLKECLQKFKEVCEAIDYAHRNLIVHRDIKPQNILVDEHGRVKVLDFGIAKIISEELSEEEVVQTIESGRLLSLSYAAPEQINMGKITVATDVYALGLVLYEMLAQQKPFDLSGKTLQQAERIILNRETKSISEKAKVSLKGVDPKDLDAIVNKCLRKESEYRYSSARELLDDLDNLQKSKPVLARKNTNRYKAKKFIKRNRFRLSVAATFLVAAIAFGIIYSVNITKEKNRALQALGRAKMVSDVMVNIFEEVDYTKTEDPRLATSQFLDESLAMVKYKFADVPGEKARLLLNFGSIKFNLGELEAADSLLNEASSILHSLDKENEYRYWIVDVYNSKADLARAMGNDRKAIVYADSLESFLRENEEEIKNLEVVAVDWQAYLLSSKSYKAEVYTYLGEYEKSDSLYKEIFDGYAVRKDTLSDAYWVSRHDHGWLLFDMGEYEKAISTFEEVVSARTKGFEEGRLYYSPTKVAGAHASLAWALHIQNQQKKAEQHSRKALEMYDDIFGDKPSIERSKAMNDLGIIIQKSGKYEEARALIEKAYYMRKELLGDKHPLTLTSEGNMGMVYFYDGQKEKAIDWFIKAHESNVEVKGENHPDHVRELSNIGAVFMQLGKNEQARKYFKRALDIGEQYYDTSNVIYSKTLSAYNSIK; encoded by the coding sequence ATGAAAAAAGCGGAGTTTGAAGAGCTGGAAAAAATTATTGATGAAGTTTTGCTCTATCCAAAAAAAGAGCAGAAGGCTCACTTAGAAAAACTTTGTGAAGGGAACCCAGAACTTCAAAAGCAGGCCGAAGAACTTTTAGAATCAATCCATGAAAGTGAAACATTCATGGATGATCAGCAGAAAAATCTGAGATCTTTCCTGGATGATTTTTCCGAGACGGAAGCTTATAGCGAATGGGAGGAAGAAAGCTTTTCGCCGCAGAATTTTGGGGCTTATACAACCACCGGCAAGATAGATCAGGGCGGAATGGGCGTTGTGTATAAGGGCAACCGCTCGGATGGGGAGTTTGAAAGAGAAGTAGCTATAAAGGTTTTAAACAGGCGGTTGGTAAGTGAGAACTGGGAGAAAAGGTTTAAGCAGGAAAAAGTAATTCTGGCCAGCCTGGAACATCCTAACATTGCCAAGTTGTATGATGCGGGGATAGCGCAAAATAACCGGCCATATCTGGTGATGGAATATGTCCGTGGGCTGTCGTTAAATGAATACGTCAAAAAAGAAAAACCCGGCCTGAAGGAGTGTCTTCAAAAGTTTAAAGAAGTCTGTGAGGCCATTGATTATGCGCACCGAAACCTGATTGTTCATCGGGATATTAAACCTCAAAACATACTCGTAGATGAGCATGGCCGTGTGAAAGTGCTCGATTTTGGAATAGCTAAAATCATTTCTGAAGAACTTTCTGAAGAAGAAGTAGTACAGACCATTGAGTCGGGACGACTGCTAAGTTTAAGCTATGCCGCCCCCGAACAAATCAATATGGGGAAAATAACTGTAGCGACGGATGTTTACGCATTAGGCTTGGTGCTATATGAGATGCTTGCTCAGCAAAAACCATTTGATCTCTCAGGAAAGACATTGCAACAGGCCGAAAGAATCATCCTTAATCGGGAGACAAAAAGTATAAGTGAGAAAGCTAAGGTAAGTCTCAAAGGAGTTGATCCGAAAGACTTAGATGCGATCGTAAATAAGTGCCTTAGAAAAGAATCCGAATATCGCTATTCATCAGCCCGTGAACTGTTAGACGACCTCGATAATCTTCAAAAAAGTAAGCCCGTATTAGCCCGGAAGAATACCAACCGCTATAAGGCAAAAAAGTTTATTAAAAGAAATAGGTTTCGGCTTTCTGTAGCGGCTACTTTTCTGGTAGCGGCCATAGCATTTGGAATTATCTACAGTGTCAATATCACCAAAGAAAAAAACCGGGCATTACAAGCTCTGGGAAGGGCCAAAATGGTTAGTGATGTGATGGTGAATATCTTCGAAGAGGTTGACTACACAAAGACTGAAGACCCCCGCCTTGCTACTAGCCAGTTTCTTGATGAGTCCCTGGCAATGGTGAAGTATAAGTTTGCTGATGTGCCTGGTGAAAAGGCCCGGCTGTTATTAAATTTTGGGAGCATAAAGTTTAATCTGGGCGAACTGGAAGCTGCAGACTCCCTGCTTAATGAAGCATCCTCAATTCTGCATTCTCTGGATAAAGAAAATGAATATCGGTATTGGATTGTAGATGTGTATAACTCGAAGGCAGATTTGGCGAGGGCTATGGGGAATGATAGAAAGGCTATCGTCTATGCCGACTCATTGGAAAGTTTTTTAAGGGAAAATGAGGAGGAGATCAAAAATCTGGAAGTGGTTGCTGTTGACTGGCAGGCGTACCTGTTGTCATCTAAATCTTACAAGGCAGAAGTATATACTTACCTGGGCGAATATGAGAAGTCAGACAGCCTGTACAAAGAAATTTTTGATGGATATGCAGTAAGAAAGGATACTCTTTCAGATGCGTATTGGGTAAGCAGACATGATCATGGGTGGCTGTTGTTTGATATGGGTGAATATGAAAAAGCTATATCAACCTTTGAGGAAGTTGTAAGCGCAAGAACTAAAGGGTTTGAAGAGGGCAGATTATACTATTCTCCAACTAAAGTAGCTGGAGCTCATGCTAGTTTAGCCTGGGCCCTGCACATTCAAAACCAGCAGAAAAAAGCCGAGCAACACTCTCGTAAAGCACTTGAAATGTATGATGATATCTTTGGAGATAAGCCAAGCATAGAGCGATCAAAGGCAATGAATGATTTAGGAATTATCATTCAGAAAAGTGGAAAGTATGAGGAAGCCAGGGCACTAATCGAAAAAGCATATTATATGAGAAAAGAGCTGTTGGGGGATAAACATCCTTTGACCTTAACAAGCGAGGGAAACATGGGAATGGTTTATTTCTACGATGGTCAAAAAGAAAAGGCTATCGATTGGTTTATAAAAGCGCACGAAAGCAACGTTGAAGTTAAAGGAGAAAACCACCCGGACCATGTTAGGGAGTTAAGCAATATTGGTGCTGTTTTTATGCAGCTAGGGAAAAATGAGCAGGCAAGAAAATACTTTAAGAGAGCACTAGATATTGGCGAACAATACTATGATACATCTAATGTGATTTACAGCAAGACATTATCAGCCTATAATTCTATCAAGTAA
- a CDS encoding GAF domain-containing protein: MSTVQLISYDQLISDTEDILERNVTRDEKLFAICELLADEINTFNWVGFYLPDPEGKNELVLGPFVGPSTDHTRIPYGRGICGQVALSHETFVAQDVHSEENYLACSTDVQSEIVVPIMKNDEFVGQLDIDSNTKNSITKEQRELLEEICELLADEF, from the coding sequence ATGAGCACCGTACAACTTATTTCCTACGATCAATTGATATCGGATACCGAAGATATTTTAGAGCGGAATGTTACCCGCGATGAAAAGCTTTTCGCAATTTGTGAATTATTAGCCGATGAAATCAACACCTTTAACTGGGTTGGTTTTTATCTCCCAGATCCTGAAGGCAAAAATGAGCTTGTTCTTGGTCCATTTGTGGGTCCTTCAACTGATCATACCCGAATACCTTATGGAAGAGGGATTTGTGGGCAGGTTGCTTTAAGCCACGAAACTTTTGTGGCTCAGGATGTACATAGTGAAGAGAATTATCTGGCTTGCAGTACAGATGTGCAATCCGAAATCGTTGTTCCCATTATGAAAAACGATGAATTTGTTGGACAGCTCGACATAGACTCAAACACCAAAAACTCTATTACCAAAGAACAACGAGAACTTTTGGAAGAAATTTGTGAACTTCTTGCAGACGAATTTTAA
- a CDS encoding cytidylate kinase-like family protein — MSKKVPQITEQQIQFWIRKEAAQKGVPVPNKKFPIITISRQFGAKGAALATELGTQLGFKVWDKDLLELISKNIGSDKEFIKSLDESRRGLLEDTIFGFIHHRETNLSYLIFLIKAVRALEKFGNGIIVGRGANYICQHKDSFHVRVVCPLKKRIQNYAQDYQIPKVEASEIIMKKDTERENFTKYNFNQEINNSSDYDLIINSNTYSITEMAELVIRGYEIKTGFKISTLKKVGIV; from the coding sequence ATGTCAAAGAAAGTTCCTCAGATCACTGAACAGCAAATCCAGTTTTGGATTCGCAAAGAAGCCGCTCAAAAAGGAGTTCCTGTTCCTAATAAAAAATTTCCCATTATCACGATTTCCCGGCAATTTGGTGCTAAAGGCGCCGCACTTGCTACGGAGCTGGGCACTCAGTTGGGGTTTAAGGTTTGGGATAAAGACTTGCTGGAATTGATCAGTAAAAATATTGGCAGTGATAAGGAGTTTATTAAATCTTTAGATGAGAGCCGCAGGGGATTACTGGAAGACACTATTTTTGGCTTTATCCATCACCGGGAAACAAACCTAAGCTATCTGATCTTTCTGATAAAGGCCGTTCGTGCCCTGGAAAAATTTGGCAACGGCATTATTGTGGGAAGGGGAGCAAACTACATCTGCCAACATAAAGATTCTTTCCATGTGCGTGTGGTATGTCCGCTCAAAAAACGCATCCAAAATTATGCACAGGATTATCAAATTCCCAAAGTGGAAGCCTCCGAAATTATCATGAAGAAAGATACAGAACGCGAAAACTTCACTAAGTATAATTTCAACCAGGAAATCAACAACTCAAGCGATTATGATCTGATTATCAATTCTAACACCTATTCGATTACTGAGATGGCAGAGCTTGTAATCCGCGGTTATGAAATAAAAACCGGCTTTAAGATTTCAACCCTGAAAAAAGTTGGAATCGTATAA
- a CDS encoding MarC family NAAT transporter yields the protein MEEFFNDIIPFSTVFMSIAALFFASFSSLFSVVNPFAAMPIYISLMEGHSDEEKIRTARKATTYMFFVLIIFLLVGTYILSFFGISLPGIQIAGGLVIVRAGFSMLSPDNGGKKLTKKDQEAAKEKEDVSFSPLALPLLSGPGSIAVVIGFGSDAQGVTDYMVHGAAVFMTALVAYGILRVAPAIVKYIGKTGMTVITRMMGFIALAIGVQFVINGISKFFGIG from the coding sequence ATGGAAGAATTTTTTAACGACATAATTCCTTTTTCAACAGTGTTTATGAGCATCGCCGCATTATTCTTTGCAAGCTTTTCATCATTGTTTTCAGTTGTGAACCCTTTTGCTGCAATGCCGATCTATATTTCATTGATGGAAGGGCATTCCGACGAAGAGAAGATAAGAACGGCAAGAAAGGCTACTACATATATGTTTTTTGTGCTGATTATTTTCTTGCTGGTTGGAACTTATATACTGAGTTTTTTTGGAATAAGCTTACCGGGAATACAGATAGCCGGAGGACTGGTAATTGTAAGAGCTGGTTTTTCGATGCTAAGTCCGGATAATGGAGGTAAAAAGCTGACAAAAAAAGATCAGGAAGCGGCAAAAGAAAAAGAAGATGTTTCATTCAGTCCGCTTGCACTCCCGCTGCTTTCCGGGCCGGGAAGCATCGCCGTGGTCATTGGTTTTGGGTCAGACGCACAAGGAGTTACTGATTATATGGTTCATGGAGCCGCTGTATTTATGACGGCCCTGGTTGCTTATGGAATTTTAAGAGTCGCTCCGGCCATCGTAAAGTATATTGGCAAAACCGGTATGACCGTTATTACCCGAATGATGGGCTTTATCGCTCTGGCTATTGGCGTGCAGTTTGTGATTAATGGAATCTCTAAGTTCTTTGGTATTGGGTAA
- a CDS encoding DinB family protein, translating into MDLNKLFAYDHWANRRIIEAFQKLNDSEARSNVGQLFSHLLAAQVIWMSRITGEKTDLEIWPELSVQEMKALIDENNEKLIALISKKEEGITYHNSKGEAFENKVGDILTHLIIHGQHHRAQIAKLLREAGVKPPGTDYLFFIR; encoded by the coding sequence ATGGATCTTAATAAACTATTCGCTTACGATCATTGGGCAAACAGGAGGATAATCGAGGCTTTTCAAAAACTTAACGATAGCGAAGCAAGAAGCAATGTAGGGCAACTCTTTTCTCATCTTCTGGCTGCGCAGGTGATATGGATGAGCAGAATTACCGGTGAGAAAACAGATCTGGAAATATGGCCAGAACTCTCTGTTCAGGAAATGAAAGCCTTAATAGATGAGAATAACGAGAAGTTAATAGCTTTGATTTCCAAGAAAGAGGAAGGCATCACTTATCATAACTCGAAAGGTGAAGCCTTTGAGAATAAGGTTGGTGATATTTTGACTCACCTGATCATTCATGGGCAACACCACAGGGCTCAAATTGCAAAGTTATTAAGGGAAGCGGGTGTTAAACCACCGGGAACTGATTACCTCTTTTTTATAAGATGA
- a CDS encoding mechanosensitive ion channel family protein, producing the protein MQESFELLAERIISTAPQIIAAVASLIVLIFIGQFVSNGVTRLIGGEKRKGVKQVRLVKRLVRWAFNVLGLVVALQIVGLTQVATSFLAAGGVMAVVLGFAFREIGENLLAGLFLSFSRSFDVGDLIESNGIRGVVKRIEIRDVHIRTADGCDIFIPSATIYKNPLHNFTRDGLRRGNFTVGIDYGDDLENAREVLLSVVQENTLTLQNPEPKVQISGFTPSYVELEIFFWIDTFSNDLGLGEIRSGVMNASHKALAEKGFTFSSNVTTAVDMLPVNVKLSQDEKGV; encoded by the coding sequence ATGCAGGAAAGTTTTGAGCTTCTGGCAGAAAGAATTATAAGCACTGCGCCACAGATAATAGCCGCTGTGGCCTCTTTAATAGTACTCATTTTTATTGGTCAATTCGTCAGCAACGGCGTCACACGATTGATAGGTGGTGAGAAAAGGAAAGGAGTTAAACAGGTTCGGCTTGTTAAGCGTCTGGTTAGGTGGGCTTTTAATGTTCTGGGGTTAGTAGTTGCTTTACAAATTGTAGGTTTAACCCAGGTTGCCACCAGTTTTTTAGCAGCAGGTGGAGTAATGGCTGTGGTTCTTGGTTTTGCTTTTCGTGAGATTGGAGAAAACCTTCTTGCAGGATTATTCCTTTCTTTCAGCCGGTCGTTTGATGTAGGTGACCTTATTGAAAGTAATGGAATCAGAGGCGTCGTTAAGCGAATAGAAATAAGAGATGTGCACATCAGAACAGCGGATGGATGTGATATATTTATTCCAAGCGCCACTATCTACAAGAACCCACTTCATAACTTTACCAGGGATGGGTTGAGGCGAGGAAACTTCACGGTTGGCATTGATTATGGTGATGATCTGGAAAACGCCAGGGAAGTGCTGCTATCGGTGGTGCAGGAAAATACGCTAACCCTTCAAAACCCGGAACCTAAGGTACAGATATCCGGATTTACACCTTCCTATGTTGAGCTGGAAATATTCTTCTGGATTGACACATTCAGCAATGACCTTGGGCTTGGCGAGATCAGGTCTGGTGTGATGAACGCCAGCCATAAAGCACTTGCAGAAAAAGGATTCACTTTCAGCTCTAATGTTACTACGGCCGTAGACATGTTGCCTGTAAATGTGAAACTAAGCCAGGATGAAAAGGGAGTTTAA
- a CDS encoding alanine/glycine:cation symporter family protein: protein MWGYPLVILLVGGGLFFLISSGFTPFRFFFHAVDLVRGKYDNPDDPGDINHFEALSTALASTVGMGNISGVAVAIFMGGPGALFWMWMSAIVGMATKFFTCTLSIMYRGEDTEGKIQGGPMYVIREGLSSKWMPLAYLFALAGLFGPLPIFQTNQLVQILRDFIYIPNGWVEADAAFTGNLITGIVLVGVVSLVIFGGITKIGKVASKLVPSMVVIYVVSVLFILAVHIGDIPYYLGLIVTDAFTGKAVMGGAVGQLIIIGVQRAAFSNEAGIGTESLAHGASKTKEPVREGLVAMMEPAIDTLLVCTMTALAILVTGVWQSTEANGVTLTLNAFNEALPAFGTYLLVISVLTFSVSSMLSYSYYGSKCLGFLLGAEKQHLYNYFYVFSIIFGAVASLDAVINLIDGMFALMAIPTVTSALLLSKKVRQASKDYFTRLKNGEFKEYLDK from the coding sequence ATGTGGGGATACCCTCTCGTTATCCTTTTGGTAGGAGGAGGATTGTTTTTCCTGATCTCATCTGGATTTACTCCATTTAGATTTTTCTTTCATGCTGTTGATTTAGTAAGGGGTAAATATGATAATCCCGATGATCCCGGAGACATTAATCACTTTGAAGCGCTCTCAACAGCACTGGCCTCTACGGTGGGTATGGGGAATATCAGTGGGGTGGCTGTGGCTATTTTTATGGGTGGCCCCGGTGCTCTGTTCTGGATGTGGATGAGTGCTATTGTAGGAATGGCGACGAAGTTCTTTACCTGTACACTATCCATCATGTATCGTGGCGAAGATACTGAGGGTAAAATTCAGGGCGGCCCGATGTATGTAATTCGGGAAGGGCTGAGTAGTAAATGGATGCCATTAGCATACCTTTTTGCATTAGCTGGTTTGTTTGGACCATTACCAATCTTTCAAACCAATCAGCTGGTACAGATTTTAAGAGATTTTATTTACATCCCAAATGGATGGGTTGAAGCTGACGCTGCTTTCACCGGAAACCTGATTACCGGTATTGTGCTGGTTGGGGTGGTTTCACTTGTAATCTTTGGTGGAATTACAAAAATCGGAAAAGTGGCCTCCAAGCTTGTTCCTTCCATGGTTGTGATTTATGTGGTATCCGTGCTGTTTATTTTAGCCGTTCACATTGGTGATATCCCGTATTACTTGGGCTTGATCGTAACGGACGCTTTTACTGGAAAGGCAGTGATGGGCGGGGCTGTTGGGCAGTTGATTATTATTGGTGTACAGCGCGCAGCTTTTTCAAATGAAGCCGGAATTGGAACCGAGTCGTTGGCTCACGGCGCATCAAAGACCAAAGAACCCGTCCGCGAAGGGTTGGTTGCAATGATGGAACCTGCTATTGATACGTTACTCGTATGTACCATGACTGCCCTCGCCATTTTGGTAACTGGTGTATGGCAATCTACGGAAGCCAATGGGGTAACTCTTACACTCAATGCCTTTAATGAAGCACTCCCCGCTTTTGGGACATATCTTCTGGTGATTTCAGTGCTTACATTTAGTGTGAGTTCTATGCTATCCTATTCTTATTATGGTTCTAAATGTTTAGGGTTTTTGCTGGGCGCGGAGAAGCAACATCTCTATAATTACTTTTATGTCTTCTCCATCATTTTTGGAGCAGTAGCCTCACTTGATGCGGTTATTAACCTGATTGATGGAATGTTTGCTCTTATGGCAATTCCGACGGTGACTTCTGCATTGCTCCTATCCAAGAAAGTAAGGCAGGCCTCAAAAGATTACTTCACCCGATTAAAAAACGGCGAGTTCAAAGAGTACTTAGACAAATAA